In the Dolichospermum flos-aquae CCAP 1403/13F genome, GCGCCTGCGGCTTTAGTCAACTTAGTCTTAATTGGATGGTTTCTTGGACGAGAACAAAATCGCAACGTTTTGTTACTCACTATTGTTGGAAATGGTTCTAATGTTGCCCTGAATTACCTTTTCATTATCCTTTGGGATTGGGCAAGCATGGGGGCAGGAATATCGCAAGCTATGAGCCAGTACATAACCTTATTTGTAGGGTTTGTGATGATTAGCCGTGAAGTTACCTTAAAAGAAGTAGGTGCTTTAACAGGAAAACTCCTAAATTTGTCTGGCTTCCAAACTTCTTTCGTTCTGAATCGCAATCTGTCTGTTAGGTTTATAGTTATCGTCTCTATTTTTGTCCTCTTCAATGCTTTTAGTGCAACACTGGGGACTGATGTTCTGGCTGAAAATATTTTACTTCTGCAAATAGTAGGATTAAGTATGTATATGTGCGATGGAGTGGAATATGCTACTGCAACTTTCACAGGTAACTTTAAAGGTCAAGGAGTAACACATAAATTTGTACCACTTTTGCAAGTTGGATTAGTAACTAACCTAGTAATTAGTTTAGTAATTGGGCTGGCTGCTGTCTTTTTTCCTGATCCTATATTTCATATATTCACCAACCATTCTGAATTGATAGAAGCAATTAAAATTTATATCCCTTGGTTAGTTCTTGTGATCCTAGGCGCGGGAGTTACCTATATTCTAGATGGATATCTTGCTGGCTTGGGTGAAGGATCTGCTATCCGCAATACGTACTTGATTAGTGGCTCACTAGGACTGATTTCTCTATCTTTATCAACATTTTATTTTCATAGTAATCATTTCTTATGGTTAGCTTTATTTATGTTTATGTTATCTTGCGCTTTTACTTTGGGAATACAGATATATATGACTTTGCCATCAAAAGAGCAAAATGAGGCTGTTACCAACTCATTACCTAATTAATTTCTCTGGAAATGAAACTGACCAAATAATAAGTAATTCGTAATTAAGAAATCAAATACAAAATCAAAATGAAATACAGACAATTGGGTAACAGCGAACTGCACGTTTCCGAAATCAGTCTCGGTTCCTGGGGTATTTATGAAGGTGTAGAACAGCAAAATGTAGAGGCTTCCATTCACAAAGCATTTGACGTTGGCATTAACTTGATTGACACTTCTAATTCTTACGCTGCGGGTGGCGCTGAGTCATTTTTGGGAGAAGTATTACAAGGAATTGAGCGATCTTCTTATATCTTAGCGACAAAAGTATTTTTTCCCATGTCACCTACTGATCAAGGACTTTCAGCAGTCCAGATCAAAAAACAAATTGATGCTTCCTTAAAGCGATTGCGTACCGATTATATTGACTTATATCAATGCCATCGCTACGATCCGAATACACCTTTGGAGGAAACAATGATGGCACTCACTGAGGTAGTGCATCAGGGAAAAGCTCGTTACATCGGCTTTAGCGAGTGGAGTCCAGAGCAAATTCAAGCAGCATTCAATCTGGCTGATGTTGAACACTTTGTTTCCAGTCAGCCCCAGTATTCTATGCTTTGGCGCGAACCGGAAGCGGAAGTCTTTCCATTGTGTGCAACTAATGGTGTTGGTCAGATTGTTTGGTCGCCGTTAGCTCAAGGTATACTCACAGGTAAATACCAGCCGGGACAAGCTCCTCCTCAAGATTCTCGCGCTGCAAACGAAAAAATGAATTTGTTTTTGCTGGAGAATTTGTTTAGCGATCGCATTCTCACAGCAGTACAGAAACTGAAACCCATTGCCCAAGACTTAAATTTGAGTATGGCACAGTTAGCTCTGGCTTGGGTACTACACTCTGAATACGTATCTTCAGCAATTATCGGCGCTAGTCGTCCAGAACAAATTGTTGATAATGCTGCTGCATCAGGAGTGCAACTAAATGCCGATGTACTGGCAGCAATTGACCAAGGACTGGCATCCTTGTGTCTTTAGACCGGGGATTGTCAAAACTCCTGATTTATTTGATGCGGTGCAGTTGCGAAAGAAAATACTGAGTTGCTAGGGTAGGTTGATCTGATTCGATGAGCGATCGCACTACAGCTACCCGTTGCGCCCCTGCCTTCGTCACATCATTAAGATTACTCATATCTATTCCCCCAATTGCAAACCAAGGAATCTGACAATTTTGGGAAACATATTTCACATACTCTAAACCCGCTGCGGCTTTACCCGCTTTAGTCGGTGTTTCATACACAGGCCCCACACCAATATAATCCGCACCTTCGGCAATTGCCCCTTGCATTTCTTGGGGATTTGTGGTAGAGCGTCCGATAATGCGCTGATGTCCCAGTAATTGACGCGCTACAGCAATGGGTATATCCTGTTGTCCCAAATGGACACCATCAGCATCTACAGCCAAAGCTAAATCTACCCGATCATTAATAATGAATAAAGCCCCATAATGGTGACATAATTCACGCAGTCTTGTCGCCCGTTCCAAGCGGATTAAATCATCAGCGGTCTTTTCCCGATACTGTAACAGAGTTAATCCACCTTGAAGAGCCGCTTCGGTAATTGCGAATAAATTATCTGCGGGAGATGTTACCAGATATAAATGCGATCGCCATAATAACTGATGACGCTGATAACCCATCAAATTACTTTCCAGGGTATAAACTTGATAACGCATTTGTTTACAAGCCGCTCCCATATTCCCATGATAAAGCTTGCCATATTCTTCTAATACGCGCAACGCTTCCTGCACCCGGCAAAAATTAGCCTGTAATAGCGATGTAATATCAGCCCGTTGTTCCTCTTGGGGATGACTCAAATCCGTTCCTGGATCACCCTGTGTATCTCGTGCTGCGCGGATTTCTGCCGTATGCCAAGTACCCAACTCCTGACGCAAGTGTTTACATATACCTGAAAACTGGGCATTATTTAAACCAAACCGACACCATTCTTCAATAATCCGCAATCCTTCACGAGCGCGATCTAAATTAGCATCTAAAATGCGATAAACAGTTTGTTGTGTGTGACTATGGGCTGAAACCATTACAAAACCTCATTTTTAATGCTTTTATAGTAATAGCCAGCCTGATTCATATTTTAATATTTTAATTATTAAATACTTGCTAACTAATCGTGGTCAATTTGTCAAGATACAAGTAACATCGTAGACATACTATCATGAGATAGTATAAAAATTAATTGTATAACAGTTGATATCCAGTCTCAGATCCAAATAGACTTTCAATGTTGTTGCTATAAATTTTAGAGGAGTTTTATAAAAAATGATAGTCCCCCAAAAATCTGTGAACACCCGAAAAAACTCCCTGAGTTGCTCAATTTTGAGTTTAACAGTTGGTTTAGGAGTGACGAGTACAATACTCTTCATAACCAGTGCAAGTAGTGTCTTCGCTCAAATTCCGACGGTCGGCGAACAAATACTTCAACGTGAAAAAACAATCTCTCAGATTAACCAATCATTTGTCAACCCCAGTATAGGAAATGACAAAACAGGTAATGGTAGTATTAGCGCACCTTGGCGGACAATTAGCCAAGCCCTAGAAGCATCACCTTCTAATAGTGTAATTATCCTCTCTCCCGGTACATATAGCGTCCAAAGTGGAGAAGTATTTCCTTTAATGTTGAAACCTGGTATAGCCATTCAAGGCAACATTAACAATAAAGGCCAAACTGTGACAATTACTGGTGGTGGCGAATTTCTCAGTCGCCGGTTTGGTGGTCAAAATGTGACTATTGTTGGTGCTAACCAAGCTAGTTTAAGTGGTGTCACCGTCACTAATACCAATCCTCGTGGTTATGGATTATGGATTGAATCCAGTAATATTATAGTTCGGGAAAATACCTTTACTAAGAATACCCAAGATGGAATTGCTGTCGCTGGTGATGGGACACCCAGTATTAGTAAAAATGTTTTTGTTCGCAATGGTGCTAATGGCATAACTATTTCTGGAAATGCTCGCCCCGAAATCAGGGAAAATATCTTTCAAGAAACTGGTTTTGGGATTAATATTGCCCAAAATGCGTCTCCGGTGGTGGTAGCTAACCAAATTCAGAATAATAGATCGGGGATTATTGTCCAAGCAAATGCTACACCAATGCTAAGGAATAATCTGATTCAAGGTAACAGAGAAGATGGTCTAGTCGTAATTGCCCAAGCTAGACCAGATTTAGGTAGTAGTTATGACCCAGGAAAGAATATCTTTCGGAATAATGGTCGTCATGATATCAACGCCCAAACTGCGAAGTTGGTGATTTCTGCGGCGGGAAATAATTTGGTTAGTAGTCGGATCAGCGGTAAAGTGGATCTTCAAGGTACAACCGCATCTACAGCCAGAAATCCTGGTGCTAATTCTTTATCAACAGAAACTTCAGCCCGCAGGCCAATCACATTTTCTGCCCCCACAGTTCCCAATGCTCCTAATCAAAGAACGGTAACACCTTTAAAAATTAAACCCGTTTCTAATCCCAATCAATTGCCACGAGTACCAAATAATCTATCTAATCCATCCCAATTTAATTATACTCAACTTGATTCTGGTGCTATTGAATTTGTAGCTCCTCAAGCAGCCACAGGGGAAAATATGCAAAATTCAGCCCCAATATCAGACCCTCAAATTTATACAGCTACTGGGCAAAATGTCAGTTACCGGGTGCTAGTGTTGGTTGCAAATCAGCAGCAACAGAATTTAGTCAGTTCTCTGGTTACTGGTGCTTTTCCCAAGGTTTGGCAAGGCCGCAGGGTGGTGCAGGTGGGAGTTTTCAATAGTCAAGAAAGTGCCTCTGAAATGGTTAACCTCTTCAATAGCAAAGGTTTAAAATCAGTTGTTCAGGCTGTGAAATAATTGGTCATTGGTCATTTGTCATTGGTAACAACCGACAACTGTACGGGCGAAGCATTGGGAGAACTATTTTTGACAATGACCGATAATTTATCTTCCAAATGCTTCGCCCCTACTGACAACTGTACGGGCGAAGCATTGGGAGAACTATTTTTGACAATGACCGATAATTTATCTTCCAAATGCTTCGCCCCTA is a window encoding:
- the gntT gene encoding guanitoxin biosynthesis MATE family efflux transporter GntT, translating into MNTKIFSQYDFLYRFLKMAALNVASNIMIPLAGIMSVAFLGHLSNISYLAGVSLGGLVFDFLYHSCFFIKSGTTAITSQAVGRDDREAILLTGLQNTLIALALGLLMLLLQYPLGKLGFMLLNATPDVELAGIAYFNSRIWGAPAALVNLVLIGWFLGREQNRNVLLLTIVGNGSNVALNYLFIILWDWASMGAGISQAMSQYITLFVGFVMISREVTLKEVGALTGKLLNLSGFQTSFVLNRNLSVRFIVIVSIFVLFNAFSATLGTDVLAENILLLQIVGLSMYMCDGVEYATATFTGNFKGQGVTHKFVPLLQVGLVTNLVISLVIGLAAVFFPDPIFHIFTNHSELIEAIKIYIPWLVLVILGAGVTYILDGYLAGLGEGSAIRNTYLISGSLGLISLSLSTFYFHSNHFLWLALFMFMLSCAFTLGIQIYMTLPSKEQNEAVTNSLPN
- a CDS encoding thiamine phosphate synthase, with the protein product MVSAHSHTQQTVYRILDANLDRAREGLRIIEEWCRFGLNNAQFSGICKHLRQELGTWHTAEIRAARDTQGDPGTDLSHPQEEQRADITSLLQANFCRVQEALRVLEEYGKLYHGNMGAACKQMRYQVYTLESNLMGYQRHQLLWRSHLYLVTSPADNLFAITEAALQGGLTLLQYREKTADDLIRLERATRLRELCHHYGALFIINDRVDLALAVDADGVHLGQQDIPIAVARQLLGHQRIIGRSTTNPQEMQGAIAEGADYIGVGPVYETPTKAGKAAAGLEYVKYVSQNCQIPWFAIGGIDMSNLNDVTKAGAQRVAVVRSLIESDQPTLATQYFLSQLHRIK
- a CDS encoding aldo/keto reductase family protein; protein product: MKYRQLGNSELHVSEISLGSWGIYEGVEQQNVEASIHKAFDVGINLIDTSNSYAAGGAESFLGEVLQGIERSSYILATKVFFPMSPTDQGLSAVQIKKQIDASLKRLRTDYIDLYQCHRYDPNTPLEETMMALTEVVHQGKARYIGFSEWSPEQIQAAFNLADVEHFVSSQPQYSMLWREPEAEVFPLCATNGVGQIVWSPLAQGILTGKYQPGQAPPQDSRAANEKMNLFLLENLFSDRILTAVQKLKPIAQDLNLSMAQLALAWVLHSEYVSSAIIGASRPEQIVDNAAASGVQLNADVLAAIDQGLASLCL
- a CDS encoding DUF1565 domain-containing protein yields the protein MIVPQKSVNTRKNSLSCSILSLTVGLGVTSTILFITSASSVFAQIPTVGEQILQREKTISQINQSFVNPSIGNDKTGNGSISAPWRTISQALEASPSNSVIILSPGTYSVQSGEVFPLMLKPGIAIQGNINNKGQTVTITGGGEFLSRRFGGQNVTIVGANQASLSGVTVTNTNPRGYGLWIESSNIIVRENTFTKNTQDGIAVAGDGTPSISKNVFVRNGANGITISGNARPEIRENIFQETGFGINIAQNASPVVVANQIQNNRSGIIVQANATPMLRNNLIQGNREDGLVVIAQARPDLGSSYDPGKNIFRNNGRHDINAQTAKLVISAAGNNLVSSRISGKVDLQGTTASTARNPGANSLSTETSARRPITFSAPTVPNAPNQRTVTPLKIKPVSNPNQLPRVPNNLSNPSQFNYTQLDSGAIEFVAPQAATGENMQNSAPISDPQIYTATGQNVSYRVLVLVANQQQQNLVSSLVTGAFPKVWQGRRVVQVGVFNSQESASEMVNLFNSKGLKSVVQAVK